One window of Phalacrocorax aristotelis chromosome 26, bGulAri2.1, whole genome shotgun sequence genomic DNA carries:
- the LOC142048518 gene encoding electroneutral sodium bicarbonate exchanger 1-like, giving the protein MPVELPRRRGGWWPGARRELSTASPNFPLLVAEQRHDEEAVIDQGRTSTVANIHYEKEELEGHRTLYVGVRVPLGRRSHRHHRPHSQKPREREKDSALTEPGYRYTPSQQVQFILGTEEDEQHVPHDLFSELDEICVKEGEGAEWKERARWLKFEEDVEDGGERWSKPYVATLSLHSLFELRSCITKGTVLLDVGANSIEEIADMILGQQEESAEFDEGVRAKVREVLLKKHHHQNEKKRNNLLPIVCSFADVSKKQSDPHLLDKPAQTLTPHPSATAAEAKNGVSHESSVMDLSKAEQHFMKKIPTGAEASNVLVGELDFLRQPIVAFVRLTPAVLLSGLMEVPIPTRFLFVLLGPEGKAHQYHEIGRSMATLMTDEVFHDVAYKAKNRADLVAGIDEFLDQVTVLPPGEWDPSIRIEPPKNVPSQEKRKVPGALGDSASHSEPEKHGGPELERTGRLFGGLILDVKRKAPWFWSDFRDGLRLQCLASFLFLYCACMSPVITFGGLLGEATNGHISAMESLLGASMTGVVYSLFAGQPLTILGSTGPVLVFEKILYKFCKEYKLSYLCLRACIGLWTAAFCMVLVATDASSLVCYITRFTEEAFASLICVIFIYEALEKLSHLRETYPVHMHSQLDLLTLYSCKCEAPTHPSNETLRFWESNKINVSGIAWENLTVTECRYLHGEFQGAACGRDGPYAPNVLLWCCILFFSTFVLSSLLKKFKTSRYFPSRVRATVSDFAVFLTIVIMVLIDLVTGIPSPKLHVPHVFKPTRDDRGWFVSPIGPNPWWTVPAALIPALLCTILIFMDQQITAVIVNRKEHRLKKGCGYHLDLFVVAVMLGVCSVMGLPWFVAATVLSITHVNSLKVESDCSAPGEQPKFLGIREQRVTGLMIFVLMGCSVFFTSVLKFIPMPVLYGVFLYMGVSSLRGIQFFDRLKLFWMPAKHQPDFVYLRHVPLRKVHFFTAIQLICLVLLWGIKASRAAIIFPMMVLALVFVRKAMDFCFSKRELSFLDDLMPESKKQRLGDAKTEAQEEEESQKTMAAAAANSVQLELGETSGLDIPQQPSDRADPSEINISEEMSNTTVWKALTMKRETL; this is encoded by the exons ATGCCCGTGGAGTTGCCCAGGCGCAGGGGTGGATGGTGGCCGGGGGCCCGTAGGGAGctctccacagccagccccaaCTTTCCCCTTCTCGTTGCTGAGCAGAGGCATGACGAAGAGGCGGTCATTGACCAGGGAAGAACGAGCACCGTTGCCAATATTCACTATgagaaggaggagctggaag GCCACCGGACCCTGTACGTGGGCGTGCGGGTGCCGCTGGGGAGGCGGAGCCACCGGCATCACCGACCCCACAGCCAGAAGCCACGGGAACGGGAGAAGGACTCTGCCCTGACGGAGCCGGGCTACCGCT ACACCCCATCCCAGCAGGTGCAGTTCATCCTTGGGACCGAGGAGGATGAGCAGCACGTCCCCCATGACTTGTTCAGCGAGCTGGATGAGATCTGCGTGAAAGAGGGGGAAGGTGCTGAGTGGAAGGAAAGGGCAAG GTGGCTGAAGTTTGAGGAGGACGTGGAAGACGGCGGCGAGCGCTGGAGCAAGCCCTACGTGGCCACGCTGTCCTTGCACAGCCTCTTTGAGCTGAGGAGCTGCATCaccaagggcacggtgctgctgGACGTTGGTGCCAACAGCATCGAAGAGATTGCAG ATATGATCCTGGGCCAGCAAGAAGAGTCCGCCGAGTTTGACGAGGGCGTGCGGGCAAAAGTTCGAGAAGTGCTTCTGAAGAAGCATCACCACCAGAAcgagaagaaaagaaacaacctTCTCCCCATCGTCTGCTCGTTTGCTGATGTGAGCAAGAAGCAGTCGGACCCGCACCTCCTCGACAAGCCAG CCCAAACACTCACCCCTCACCCTTCTGCCACCGCTGCGGAAGCTAAAAATGGGGTGAGCCACGAGAGCAGCGTGATGGATTTAAGCAAG GCGGAGCAGCACTTCATGAAGAAGATTCCCACCGGTGCTGAAGCGTCCAACGTGCTTGTAGGAGAGCTGGATTTCCTTCGCCAGCCCATCGTGGCATTCGTCCGCCTGACCCCGGCTGTCCTCCTCTCGGGCCTGATGGAAGTTCCCATCCCCACAAG gttcctgtttgttttgcttggacCGGAAGGAAAAGCCCATCAGTACCATGAGATCGGCAGGTCCATGGCTACTCTCATGACGGATGAG GTTTTCCACGACGTTGCCTACAAAGCCAAGAACCGGGCTGACCTCGTGGCCGGCATCGACGAGTTTCTGGATCAGGTCACGGTCTTGCCGCCAGGAGAGTGGGATCCATCGATCCGAATCGAGCCCCCCAAAAACGTCCCTTCGCAG gaaaaaaggaaggtgcCAGGAGCTCTCGGTGACAGTGCTTCTCACAGCGAGCCGGAGAAACACGGTGGTCCTGAACTGGAGCGGACGGGAAG gcTCTTTGGAGGTTTGATCCTGGACGTGAAGCGAAAGGCCCCGTGGTTCTGGAGCGACTTTCGGGATGGTCTGAGGCTGCAGTGTCTGGcgtccttcctcttcctctacTGTGCCTGCATGTCCCCTGTCATCACCtttggggggctgctgggggaggcGACCAATGGCCACATA AGTGCCATGGAGTCGCTGCTGGGCGCATCCATGACCGGCGTGGTGTATTCCCTCTTTGCTGGGCAGCCTCTCACCATCCTCGGGAGCACCGGACCCGTCCTTGTGTTTGAGAAGATCCTTTACAAGTTCTGCAA GGAGTACAAGCTCTCCTATCTCTGTCTGCGGGCGTGCATCGGGCTGTGGACTGCCGCCTTCTGCATGGTGCTGGTGGCCACCGACGCCAGCTCTTTGGTGTGCTACATCACCCGCTTCACCGAAGAAGCCTTCGCCTCCCTCATCTGCGTCATCTTCATCTACGAGGCTCTGGAGAAGCTGAGTCACCTGCGAGAGACCTACCCTGTGCACATGCACAGCCAGCTCGACCTCCTCACCCTCTACTC ctgtaAGTGTGAGGCACCGACCCATCCCAGCAACGAAACCCTGCGCTTCTGGGAGAGCAACAAGATCAACGTGTCCGGTATCGCCTGGGAAAACCTCACGGTGACT GAATGTCGGTATTTGCACGGCGAGTTTCAAGGAGCTGCCTGTGGGCGCGATGGCCCCTACGCACCTAATGTCCTCTTGTGGTGCTGCATCCTCTTCTTCTCCACCTTTGTCCTGTCGAGCTTGCTGAAGAAGTTCAAAACCAGCCGTTACTTCCCAAGCAGA GTACGGGCCACAGTGAGCGACTTTGCCGTTTTCCTCACCATCGTCATCATGGTGCTGATTGACTTGGTGACTGGGATCCCGTCCCCGAAGCTCCACGTGCCCCATGTGTTCAAG CCGACCAGAGATGACCGCGGGTGGTTCGTCAGCCCCATCGGCCCCAACCCATGGTGGACGGTGCCAGCTGCGCTcatcccagctctgctttgcaccATCCTGATCTTCATGGACCAGCAGATCACGGCTGTTATTGTCAACAGGAAGGAGCACAGGCTGAAG AAAGGATGCGGGTACCACCTGGACCTTTTTGTGGTGGCCGTGATGCTCGGGGTGTGCTCCGTGATGGGGCTGCCCTGGTTTGTGGCTGCCACCGTCCTGTCCATCACCCATGTGAACAGCCTCAAAGTAGAGTCTGACTGCTCAGCTCCCGGGGAGCAACCCAAGTTTTTGGGGATACGAGAGCAGAGAGTCACTGGCTTGATGATCTTTGTGCTCATGGGCTGCTCCGTCTTCTTCACATCTGTGTTAAAG ttcaTCCCAATGCCTGTGCTTTACGGCGTCTTCCTCTACATGGGTGTGTCGTCCCTCAGAGGAATTCAG TTCTTTGATCGCTTGAAGCTGTTCTGGATGCCGGCGAAACACCAGCCGGATTTCGTCTACCTGCGGCACGTGCCCTTGCGAAAGGTGCATTTCTTCACCGCCATCCAGCTGATCTGCCTCGTCCTGCTCTGGGGCATCAAGGCGTCCCGTGCCGCCATCATCTTTCCCATGATG GTGTTGGCTCTCGTTTTTGTGCGCAAAGCGATGGATTTCTGCTTCTCCAAGCGAGAGCTCAGCTTTCTGGATGACCTGATGCcagaaagcaagaagcagaggtTGGGCGACGCCAAAACCGAAGCCCAAGAAGAAGAG GAGTCCCAGAAGAcgatggcagctgctgctgcaaattcCGTTCAGCTGGAACTGGGGGAGACCAGCGGCTTGGATATCCCACAGCAACCCAGTGACAG GGCTGATCCTTCGGAGATTAATATCTCAGAGGAGATGTCCAACACGACCGTGTGGAAGGCGCTGACGATGAAGAGGGAAACGCTCTGA